Genomic segment of Apium graveolens cultivar Ventura chromosome 7, ASM990537v1, whole genome shotgun sequence:
TTCTTCTGGTGAGGAATTATGATGTGATATATGTTCCTATATATATTCCATTCGTCTTATTTTGACCTCTAATGCTAACCTTTTTAAAATTTTCAACATGATTTAACTCACAATATTGGAAATTGCTGGAGTTTGATGATTGTCtagattttttttcaaaaatctgTAGCTAATTAATCTCGAAATTTCTGGGTAAACTCTATGCCAAATGCTCTACTTCACTTCATTATATATACAATAGCATTGCCATGCAATATATCAAGGAAACTTAAAGTTACTAAAATCAAGATGGCTCTTGCATCCTCTTCTCAGATTCTGTGTTGCAACTTTGGGAGATATATCCCAGTAAACCCTACACAAAAAAAGGGCTTCAAGACTGTTATCAGATCATTCCCTTGCAGAACAAGGGTTTCTGTGTCCCAAGAGCCTATAGTTCGGCGATCAGGAGATTACAAACCTTGCATTTGGGACTACAATTTTCTTCAGTCTTTGAAAAGTGACTATGCGGTAATTATTTTTAGATTAGATgttgattttaattaatttgaTATATCTGTTTATGCTATATATGATGAATGAAGATCACAAACACTCTGAGAACAGGGGGAAGGATCCCATGCACGAGCTTCAGAATTAAAACaagatgtggacatgatatttaAAAATGTAGCTGATCCATTAGCTCAACTGGAGCTAATTGATCACTTGCAAAGACTGGGATTAGGTCATCATTTCGAAGGAGAAATAGAACAAACCTTGGAAAGAATATATAATAGTGATCTTGCAAAGAACAATGACTTGCAGGAAAAGAATTTGCAAACTACTGCTCTTAAATTTAGACTTCTCAGAGAACATGGATATCATACATCCTCAGGTAGTTTATGTATATGCTTTAGGTTTTTTTTGGTAGCAATTAAGTTCAAATAAACATTATCTTTTAAATTCACAAAAAGGTAGTAATTCGGTGTACAATTGTGCAGAGGTTTTCAAGTGTTTTATGGAAAATGGAAAATTGAAGGAATGTCTTGGTGAAGATGTGAAAGGAATTTTGAATTTATACGAGGCCTCTTACTACTCCATTGAAGGAGAGTCGCTCATGGAGGAGGCTTACCGCTTCACAAGCAAAATCCTTACAGAGTGCGCCAAGTCTATTGATGATTCAGATCTTGCCATGCAAGTTACACATGCTTTGGAACTTCCACTCCAATGGAGAATCCCAAGATTTGAAGCGAGGTGGTACATGGATATTTATGGAAGAAGTAGCGCAATGATGCCAGCAGTACTAAAATTTGCCCAGTTTGACTTTAACATTGTGCAAGGTTTAAACCAGGAAGAACTTAAAGATGTGTCAAGGTATATGATGAAATTTCGAATTTGTTAAAGATGTTTTCTTGTTGTGCGTGTGTCAAGGTTTATTTTCACTCTTTCATTATATGTATAGGTGGTGGAATAAAACAGGTCTTGGACATAAGCTTGACTTCATAAGAGATAGGTTGGCAACATCTTTCCTCTGGGCTGTGGGAATTTCTAGAAGACCTGAACACCGATATTTCAGAATACAAATGGCTAAAGTGATACAGCTTATTACAACATTAGATGATGTTTATGATGTTTTTGCAACTTTGGATGAACTCGAAGTCTTCACAAGTGTAATCGAGAGGTTTGTATGTGGTTTACATTTCTTTAAATTTGTTACATGTGTATCTAGTTGCTAGAACAAAACACGTAAACATACACCTACTTGTTTCAGATGGGACATAAATTCAATGACAGAGCTTCCACACTACATGAAGATTTGCTTCATGACCCTTTACAATCTTGTCAATGAGATCGCGTACGATATACTCATGGAGCAGAACATTGATGTTCTACCACAACTAAGAAAATCGGTATATAATTTCACCCATGTTAAAAATGGTTTAAAGCCTTTCAATAGTGCGTTGTCTAATTTCTTTCCCATTTTATGTTGTAGTGGActgatttgttgaaatcttacTTGGTGGAGGCTCGGTGGTTTCACGGTGGATACAAGCCTACATTCGACGAATTCTTGAGCAATGGACTTGTGAGTATAACGGGGCCTATCATAGCAATTCAGACTTATATTTTCACATCAAATCCAATCAGGAAAGAAGATATGGAATTTATTGAAGGCCTTCCAGATGTCCTGCGCCTGGCATCAGAAATTTTTCGACTATCTGACGACTTTGGAACTTCTTCGGTACAAAAATATAAATATCCCCCACTTCatttatttttctaatttctCTATGGTTGTGGGTAATTGTTATAACAAATAACTTGACTGATGCATGGCAGAATGAGTTAAAAAGAGGAGATGTTCCGAAATCCATACAGTGCTACATGATGGATACAGGTGTTTCAGAAGAAGTTGCACGTGAACACATGATTAATTTGATGAAGAAAAAATGGGCAGCAGTGATGAAGCATCGGTTAGCAGATGGTATTCCTCTGGATTGGTCATTTGTCGAGATTTTATTGAATCTGGTTCGAACAGCACATTGCATGTACAATGGCGGAGATGATGGCCATGGAGTTGAAGATGGTTTAACCAAAGATAGGATTTCTTTGCTGTTTAAAGAGCCTATCCCTTGTATGCAGGAAACTCTTATTGGGAATGATAGATAAAAATTCAGCCAGCTGCATCTTGAACTTACTATTTGTCTATTTTTCAAACTTTCAAATTCTATATCTGCTGGTTCTTGGTTTCCCTCTACAAATTAGTACTTTAACTATACTTCCTATATATGTCTTTGCAATCAGTATTTGAGCTGCTTTAGTTTCATCATGTATTTCTGAGATAATCGTATAAGATCGAATTTCTGCATTTCTTCCAGTTAACCTGTTAGCAAAACCGACATAATCAGGTCATATCCTTGTGTACTTTGTGAACAGCTGAATGCTTCTTGATTTTACTAGATGATGATTAACTCGCACTTCATGAAGCTATAAATGTTGCTCATGAGTTAGATAACTTAAATTAGATCCTTAGTTAAGACCTGTAATTACCCTGATAGTTTCATGTGACAGCTTTTATATATCTATCACATTGTACTCTCATTTCCATATTCTCAGGCAGTACATGCCTTAGTTTCCCGGATAGGGATAGGCTCAACAATAAGGGAAAACAATGTATCTTTGGTTAAACCATCTTCAACACCAAACCCATCGTCTCCAGCATTATACAAACAGTGAGCTGCCCTCACTATATTCAGCATTATATCAACAAAGTGCCAAGATAGAGGAATGTGATCGCCTGAAAATCGACATTTATTTACTTGTGCCCATTTCTTCCTCATCATATCCATCATGTGCTCACGGGCAACTTCTTCCGAAACACCAGTATCCGACATGTAGCATTGTATTGATGATGGAACATCTCCTCTTTCTAACTCTGCCTGCAGTCAAATAACGTAATATTGATCACGCGCTGAAAAGAATATTTTGTAGCTTATTTAAGTATGTACTAAGCCTGGAGTAACTATAGCATCTATAATTATAACTACATAAATTTGGTATTACCGATGAAGTGCCATAATCATCAGCTAATCGAAAAATTTCACACGCCAA
This window contains:
- the LOC141671136 gene encoding terpene synthase 10-like isoform X2, with the translated sequence MALASSSQILCCNFGRYIPVNPTQKKGFKTVIRSFPCRTRVSVSQEPIVRRSGDYKPCIWDYNFLQSLKSDYAGEGSHARASELKQDVDMIFKNVADPLAQLELIDHLQRLGLGHHFEGEIEQTLERIYNSDLAKNNDLQEKNLQTTALKFRLLREHGYHTSSEVFKCFMENGKLKECLGEDVKGILNLYEASYYSIEGESLMEEAYRFTSKILTECAKSIDDSDLAMQVTHALELPLQWRIPRFEARWYMDIYGRSSAMMPAVLKFAQFDFNIVQGLNQEELKDVSRWWNKTGLGHKLDFIRDRLATSFLWAVGISRRPEHRYFRIQMAKVIQLITTLDDVYDVFATLDELEVFTSVIERWDINSMTELPHYMKICFMTLYNLVNEIAYDILMEQNIDVLPQLRKSARWFHGGYKPTFDEFLSNGLVSITGPIIAIQTYIFTSNPIRKEDMEFIEGLPDVLRLASEIFRLSDDFGTSSNELKRGDVPKSIQCYMMDTGVSEEVAREHMINLMKKKWAAVMKHRLADGIPLDWSFVEILLNLVRTAHCMYNGGDDGHGVEDGLTKDRISLLFKEPIPCMQETLIGNDR
- the LOC141671136 gene encoding terpene synthase 10-like isoform X1, whose amino-acid sequence is MALASSSQILCCNFGRYIPVNPTQKKGFKTVIRSFPCRTRVSVSQEPIVRRSGDYKPCIWDYNFLQSLKSDYAGEGSHARASELKQDVDMIFKNVADPLAQLELIDHLQRLGLGHHFEGEIEQTLERIYNSDLAKNNDLQEKNLQTTALKFRLLREHGYHTSSEVFKCFMENGKLKECLGEDVKGILNLYEASYYSIEGESLMEEAYRFTSKILTECAKSIDDSDLAMQVTHALELPLQWRIPRFEARWYMDIYGRSSAMMPAVLKFAQFDFNIVQGLNQEELKDVSRWWNKTGLGHKLDFIRDRLATSFLWAVGISRRPEHRYFRIQMAKVIQLITTLDDVYDVFATLDELEVFTSVIERWDINSMTELPHYMKICFMTLYNLVNEIAYDILMEQNIDVLPQLRKSWTDLLKSYLVEARWFHGGYKPTFDEFLSNGLVSITGPIIAIQTYIFTSNPIRKEDMEFIEGLPDVLRLASEIFRLSDDFGTSSNELKRGDVPKSIQCYMMDTGVSEEVAREHMINLMKKKWAAVMKHRLADGIPLDWSFVEILLNLVRTAHCMYNGGDDGHGVEDGLTKDRISLLFKEPIPCMQETLIGNDR